One stretch of Acropora muricata isolate sample 2 chromosome 12, ASM3666990v1, whole genome shotgun sequence DNA includes these proteins:
- the LOC136891946 gene encoding serine/threonine-protein phosphatase 6 regulatory ankyrin repeat subunit C-like, with protein MSQDEVCQQASAVQISQGQILNITLLASEWKSTAGGLSTLNRELAINLSRIQNVRVSLLVPEGACNDEDKMEAKSFGISILDAKKCVGLDPLVWLSNPPQDHKIDVIVGHGVKLGCQVQLIKRQAQFQNCKWVHVVHTAPEHLSKYKGYSDPISKGEKKLWDEIDLCKCADLVVPVGPKLRKAYHGYLQGSKKDEDFFELIPGLFEREFADLPAKQNPKDERDDFIVLLCGRGEKEDFEVKGYNIAMKAFADQRLKGKHYSLLFVGSPEGKQDEVRKRLLRYGITKEQLTVREFVKSRERIKELFCEVDMVIMPSKSEGFGIVALEALSAGLPILVGSTSGFARAIEDIPLGSYSVVDSEDPSKWAERVAGVRDKHKVVLQENKMLKEGYRKKYCWKTQCEELVDRLWKKVYGTFAAQAIAEDDLVEQRPRVVTEPVSLPDPTTIQQLLGESAVTSGRGREGTSGDELTLPELADTLIKLIIETTVDLNEEQKKAVYQILMLQASQFMESRNYSKVKETAVRALVEFLKMAYNVSRVAVNMGSLIISLNCKTLKGLDQLWNDYLSGHLNKVAERYLVTDKMKRKLKLRKINLKTTIEEENYLNRRKVLLESSGEADSTTLSSQQGALDQGTVSMTGMATAADDEIKQENTDWMTRMEKARTSRSALHKASVDGQYEKVKKYLSSGCAVDVKDQFSLTPLHLACWYGQETIVKLLLEYGADVNATDRFQFTPLHKAERRNHHSIVKLLLEHKAKPTLQQPPSLRKLGRRAFKRRDEHSGFNLLQAAVLEGDYDTVEKASVHLENFVEEMNCRTTGAESAADILSVRNKTIWSTFGAAAILSVEYVNIWRNWRTCRELDEGEETLEVSKGFFEKIFEMYKKFLETDVTLTMLHSCAKGNDVEMAIELVLNYGMDANVPAEINITPLVWASTAASSLSVKTLIDLGADVNAKAFVDKRFSFCGSTALHSAIHGNNRAVVNVLLANKVDASISDQQGNTALHSSTSKQLSDISQLLINAGCKINESNYIGETPLYSAIRSNNIADVQLLLKNNADANFQDSSRNTLLHISAGKGFSDISKLLIDAGCKINGSNDEGETPLYSAIHGNNKADVQLLLKHNADANFQDRWRNTPLHISTSMGFSDISQLLIDSGCEVNGIDFKGETPLYSAIRGNNKADVQLLLKNNADANFQDRWRNTLLHISTGKGFSEISQLLIDAGCKINGSNDEGETPLYSAIRGNNKADVQLLLKHNADANFQDRWRNTPLHISTGKGFSEISQLLIDAGCKINGSNDEGETPLYSAIRGNNKADVQILLKHNADANFQDRWRNTPLHISTGKGFSEISLLLIDAGCKINLGNDRDLSTLFFAVRQNDATCVERLLEHGANSSIQDSSGNTPLHRAICRGFSNISEMLIKSGCNVNLRNNSGATPLHCSVIEKSASIVSLLLATNADANIQDFSGNTPLHLSASKGFSEISQLLIEAECNTDLRNKRGETPLHSAVLENNTAVVKHLLKRKADANIQDQQGNTPLHISTLKGFSDISQLLIESGCNINLRNNRGESPYDVRPRPSPDTRS; from the exons ATGTCACAAGATGAAGTGTGTCAACAGGCAAGTGCAGTGCAGATTTCTCAAGggcaaatattaaacattactcTGCTAGCAAGTGAATGGAAGTCGACAGCAGGTGGTTTGTCAACATTAAATAGGGAACTTGCAATTAATCTGTCACGTATACAAAATGTAAGAGTTTCTCTCTTGGTCCCCGAGGGTGCTTGTAATGATGAAGATAAAATGGAGGCTAAAAGTTTTGGCATCAGTATTCTTGATGCAAAGAAGTGTGTTGGTCTTGATCCTCTTGTCTGGTTGAGCAACCCACCTCAAGATCACAAAATAGATGTTATTGTTGGTCATGGTGTGAAACTTGGTTGTCAAGTACAACTCATTAAAAGACAAGCACAATTCCAAAATTGCAAATGGGTACATGTGGTCCATACTGCGCCAGAACACCTTAGCAAATACAAGGGTTATAGTGATCCAATTTCAAAAGGTGAAAAGAAGCTTTGGGATGAGATTGATCTTTGCAAGTGTGCTGACCTTGTTGTTCCAGTGGGACCAAAGCTTAGAAAAGCTTATCATGGGTATTTGCAGGGAAGTAAAAAAGATGAGGACTTTTTTGAGCTTATTCCTGGTCTTTTTGAGCGTGAGTTTGCAGATTTGCCTGCAAAGCAGAACCCCAAAGACGAGAGGGATGATTTCATTGTGTTGTTGTGTGGGCGTGGTGAAAAGGAGGATTTTGAAGTTAAAGGGTACAACATTGCTATGAAAGCCTTTGCTGATCAGCGACTGAAGGGAAAACATTACTCTTTGCTTTTTGTGGGTTCACCTGAAGGAAAACAGGATGAAGTCAGGAAAAGGCTTCTCAGATATGGAATTACAAAGGAACAGCTGACAGTGAGAGAGTTTGTAAAGAGCAGGGAAAGAATAAAAGAGCTTTTTTGTGAAGTGGATATGGTCATCATGCCTTCAAAATCAGAAGGATTTGGCATTGTTGCCCTTGAAGCCCTGTCAGCTGGCTTACCCATTCTTGTTGGGAGCACCTCTGGATTTGCAAGAGCAATAGAGGACATTCCCTTGGGATCATACAGTGTAGTTGATTCAGAAGATCCTTCTAAATGGGCTGAACGTGTTGCGGGTGTTCGTGATAAACATAAAGTGGTccttcaagaaaacaaaatgctcAAAGAAGGTTATAGAAAGAAGTACTGTTGGAAAACACAATGTGAAGAACTTGTTGACAGATTATGGAAGAAGGTTTATG GGACCTTTGCTGCTCAAGCTATAGCAGAAGATGACTTGGTTGAACAACGCCCTAGGGTAGTAACAGAACCAGTTTCTTTACCTGATCCAACAACAATACAACAGCTTCTTGGGGAAAGTGCAGTTACTTCAGGCAGAGGAAGAG AGGGAACATCAGGAGATGAGCTTACCTTGCCTGAGCTTGCAG acACTCTCATCAAATTAATAATTGAGACTACAGTAGATTTGAATGAAGAACAAAAGAAAGCTGTCTATCAAATCTTAATGCTCCAAGCCTCACAATTCATGGAGTCGCGTAACTATTCCAAAGTGAAAGAAACGGCAGTTAGAGCCCTcgttgaatttttaaaaatggcgtACAATGTGTCTCGAGTTGCTGTCAATATGGGCTCTCTTATCATCAGTCTGAATTGCAAAACGTTAAAAGGTCTTGACCAGCTGTGGAATGACTATCTCTCTGGTCACCTCAATAAAGTGGCTGAGCGGTACCTGGTGACTGACAAAATGAAGAGGAAGCTCAAACTGAGAAAAATCAACTTGAAGACAACAATAGAGGAAGAAAACTATTTGAACCGCAGGAAAGTTCTTTTGGAATCCTCAG GAGAAGCAGACAGCACTACTTTATCTTCTCAGCAAGGTGCACTTGATCAAGGGACTGTAAGCATGACTGGGATGGCCACAGCTGCAGATGATGAG ataaAGCAAGAGAACACAGACTGGATGACTAGAATGGAAAAAGCCAGA ACATCAAGAAGCGCTCTTCACAAGGCCTCAGTCGATGGACAATATGAGAAAGTCAAAAAGTATCTTTCCAGTGGATGTGCGGTTGACGTGAAAGATCAG TTTTCGCTGACACCATTGCACCTTGCTTGTTGGTATGGACAGGAAACTATTGTCAAGCTCTTGTTAGAGTATGGTGCAGATGTTAATGCCACAGATAGG tttcagttcacTCCTTTGCACAAAGCTGAGCGACGCAATCATCACTCGATAGTAAAACTGCTCCTGGAACATAAAGCAAAACCAACGCTTCAACAACCA CCCAGTCTAAGAAAATTAGGAAGAAGGGCATTTAAGCGCAGAGACGAGCATTCAGGATTCAATCTACTACAGGCAGCTGTCTTAGAGGGAGATTATGACACTGTTGAAAAAGCAAGTGTTCATCTAGAGAACTTTGTGGAGGAGATGAACTGCCGAACAACTGGCGCAGAGTCAGCAGCTGATATTTTGTCAGttagaaataagacgatttggTCAACTTTCGGTGCCGCTGCTATTTTATCAGTTGAATATGTGAACATTTGGAGAAACTGGAGAACCTGCAGAGAGTTAGATGAAGGTGAGGAAACTCTAGAAGTGTCCAAAGGGTTTTTTgagaaaatatttgaaatgtaTAAAAAGTTCCTTGAGACTGACGTAACACTAACAATGCTGCACTCATGCGCCAAGGGGAATGACGTAGAAATGGCGATTGAACTCGTTTTGAATTATGGGATGGATGCCAATGTCCCTGCAGAGATAAACATCACACCTTTAGTTTGGGCTAGTACAGCGGCCTCAAGTTTGTCAGTCAAAACCCTGATTGATCTTGGTGCAGACGTAAATGCTAAAGCATTCGTAGACAAACGTTTTTCCTTCTGCGGTAGCACCGCACTTCATTCTGCAATCCATGGCAACAATAGAGCTGTCGTTAACGTGTTACTTGCAAACAAGGTGGATGCGAGTATTAGTGACCAACAAGGAAATACAGCTCTTCATTCATCCACTTCCAAGCAACTTTCTGACATTTCACAGTTGTTGATTAACGCTGgctgcaaaatcaatgaaaGTAACTACATCGGTGAAACACCACTTTATTCTGCTATTCGTAGCAACAATATAGCTGATGTTCAGCTTTTGCTAAAGAACAACGCCGATGCAAATTTTCAGGACAGTTCGCGAAATACCCTTCTTCATATATCAGCGGGTAAGGGATTTTCTGACATTTCAAAGTTGTTAATTGACGCTGGCTGCAAAATCAATGGAAGTAACGACGAGGGTGAAACGCCACTTTATTCTGCTATTCATGGCAACAATAAAGCTGATGTTCAGCTTTTGCTTAAGCACAATGCCGATGCGAATTTTCAGGACCGATGGAGAAATACCCCTCTTCATATATCTACGAGTATGGGATTTTCTGACATTTCGCAGCTGTTGATAGACTCTGGCTGTGAAGTCAATGGGATTGATTTCAAGGGTGAAACACCACTTTATTCTGCTATTCGTGGCAACAATAAAGCTGATGTTCAGCTTTTGCTAAAGAACAACGCCGATGCAAATTTTCAGGACCGATGGAGAAATACCCTTCTTCATATATCAACGGGTAAGGGATTTTCTGAGATTTCACAGTTGTTGATTGACGCTGGCTGCAAAATCAATGGAAGTAACGACGAGGGTGAAACGCCACTTTATTCTGCTATTCGTGGCAACAATAAAGCTGATGTTCAGCTTTTGCTTAAGCACAATGCCGATGCGAATTTTCAGGACCGATGGAGAAATACCCCTCTTCATATATCTACGGGTAAGGGATTTTCTGAGATTTCACAGTTGTTGATTGACGCTGGCTGCAAAATCAATGGAAGTAACGACGAGGGTGAAACGCCACTTTATTCTGCTATTCGTGGCAACAATAAAGCTGATGTTCAAATTTTGCTTAAACACAATGCCGATGCGAATTTTCAGGACCGATGGAGAAATACCCCTCTTCATATATCTACGGGTAAGGGATTTTCTGAGATTTCACTGTTGTTGATTGACGCTGGCTGCAAAATCAACCTGGGGAACGACCGCGATTTGAGCACACTCTTCTTTGCAGTCCGTCAAAATGATGCAACATGTGTTGAGCGTTTACTGGAGCACGGGGCGAATTCGAGTATTCAAGATTCATCGGGAAATACACCGCTTCATAGAGCCATCTGTAGAGGATTTTCCAACATTTCCGAAATGTTGATAAAATCCGGCTGCAATGTCAACCTGAGAAATAACAGCGGTGCTACACCACTTCACTGTTCAGTCATTGAGAAGAGTGCATCCATCGTTAGCCTTTTACTTGCAACCAACGCAGATGCGAATATTCAAGACTTTTCGGGAAACACACCACTGCATTTGTCTGCAAGCAAGGGATTTTCCGAAATTTCACAGTTGTTGATAGAAGCTGAATGCAACACAGATCTGAGGAACAAAAGAGGTGAGACACCACTCCATTCTGCTGTCCTTGAAAATAACACAGCTGTGGTGAAGCATTTGCTTAAAAGAAAGGCTGACGCAAACATTCAAGACCAACAGGGAAATACACCGCTTCATATTTCGACTTTGAAGGGATTTTCCGACATTTCACAGTTATTGATTGAATCCGGCTGCAACATCAATCTAAGAAACAACCGCGGTGAGAGCCCTTATGATGTTCGACCTCGTCCTTCTCCTGATACAAGAAGTTAA